The Erigeron canadensis isolate Cc75 chromosome 1, C_canadensis_v1, whole genome shotgun sequence genome segment CTATTAGGTATGGCGATtcataaccaatattatatattacatttCATGTTGATGATTTATTTCATTACGTTTTATGTTTAAATTGTCTCAACTTTGGAATACGTTTGTAGATACCAATTCCAAGTTTCATAGAACGAAACGTGTGAATATTACTATCACTTTGTCGATATGTGCTGGTCTGGCTGGCCTGATATTCGCACTATACATTTGGACTAGAAGGAAGAAAGGATCAGATGTGGAAAGAGAAGGCAAGTAactgacatatatatatatatatatatatatatctgtactCAATTCATATCCTGATGTATGGAAATTAATAAGAAAGATTATCTTCAACTTGATTTCACAGGTAGACCAAGAACAGTCGTTGATAAAGATAACAAATCTAGcagcaaaaaagaaaatatggaGCTGCCATTATTTAGCTTATCCCAAATTTACAGGGCTACCAATAATTTCTCTATGGAAAACAAGCTTGGAGAAGGCGGGTTTGGTCCTGTTTACAAGGTAAATTTTTTATGCAAATGAGACAGGTGAGATGTAGAAATTTATATATCCCCAATCCAAAGATAGACAGTCGATCGGAACCCACTTAATCTGACCCATAGAGTCTGTAATCTGTATAACTCGACAAAAAATCATGGCTGCGATGAATGTTTAAATACTTATCTACGTTAACAAGTCATACACTTATCATTACATCGACCACATTTATTAAGGAATGAAAGAGATATATATGCTAATAATTATTGACATTATCCACAGGGTATGCTAGAAGGACAAGAGGTTGCTGTGAAGCGACTCTCAAAGTCCTCTCGACAAGGAGTTGACGAATTCGAGAATGAAGTTATATGCATAGCTAAACTTCAACATCGGAATCTTGTGAAGCTCTTTGGATATTGCAATGAAGAAAACGAGacaattttaatatatgaataCATGCCTAATAGAAGTCTAGACAGCTTTATATTTGGTGAATTGGCTCTCAACTACAAAACTGATTTATAGAAATGCATAATATACTATATGGTCTATGTACATAAACTAAAGTGTTGCAAACTAAACAGATGATACAAGGAAGTCGGAACTTGATTGGTCTCAACGCTTCCACATAATTTATGGAATTGCCCGAGGTCTTCTTTATCTTCATCAAGATTCTAGGCTTAGAGTGATACACAGGGATTTGAAAGCAGGCAACATTTTACTCGATCATCAGATGCGTCCAAAGATATCAGATTTTGGTTTGGCTAGAATGTTTAGAGAACATGAGAATGAAGCAAATACGAAGAGAGTGGTGGGAACTTTGTAAGAACTAACCTATGAACCTAATTTAATTTGAGATTTTTAGCATTATTTGTTCCATTTGTCTGTTTTGTGTGTTCATTACCTAATTAACTTCTGCTCAGGGGCTACATATCACCGGAGTATGCAGTGAATGGTCAATTCTCGATAAAGTCAGATATTTTCAGTTTTGGAGTTATAATCCTGGAGATCGTGAGCGGGCAGAAAAATAGATGTTTTGTTGATGAAGATCGTCAACCTGATAGCCTAGTTTGCCACGTAAGTATATCGACTTGTGATTCTTACACCAACCAAATTCTTCAATCTCGACTCAATCAAATTAACTATGCTCAATAGCTCAACGATGAGCTTGgctaaaaaagtaaaaagttccATAACATACAAACCTATTTTAAAATGAACATACCATAAGTATGTTGATCTGACTCAGCTTACTGACCTATGGACTTAACTACTTTACAATGTTGTCATCACCAAATCTATACTATACAATTACATTAAGACTGAACAGTTCTAACTATCATAGATAATCCAACAAAATGTTTTCAAAGTGTCACATCATGCATGAACTTCAAAAGGTCGGTAATATACATAAGCTTGGAAAGTTAGATTACAACTTGAGTCAAGCAATTCAAAATTGGAGCTCGCCTCGTTAAGTGTTTCAAGCTTAAACTTAAGTCTAGGAGTAGGCACGATATTAGCTGGACTTCTTCGTGGATTTTTGGTAGCGCACAAGTTTTAGCCAGACATAACTGGTCGTTTACAGGTACAGTTTCACTTAACCTGTATAGCTCGAACCGGTCGACTATAACTGGTCGTTTATCAAGCGAACTAAACATCCTTGTTGAACCAACAAACTTGAAAATATCAGTTTGACTGACCGGTCTAAAAACACTAGTTTTTTGAACCACCAAAAAAGTACTTAAGTTTAATGGATATGATCCCGTTTGTTTAGAATTACGCCTGTTTCTTTTCTACTTAATACACGTAATAATTGCAGTAATAACTTAATAATTTCAGTcatatttcatgtttttttttttcaacttaataaacaaaaataaccgtcatttacctatttttttcttaatacatacataaattatttatacattcaacaCTTAATGACCACAAAAAGAAACAGACCcttaatgaacttaataaaaaagtacTTAATCCCTTAAGTCAATATATCTAAAATGTTTATTTGTGTTGGTATGCCACCATATGACAACAGATAAAGGCTACAAGTTCAAATCTTGCCAAAGGAAGTTGAAAACAGCTCTAATAACTTAATACATTAttgagtaaattatatttttcgtccctgaagttggcacgtttttcacttttcgccccttaagtgaaaaaattacaattttgaccttaaagttggcagattttttcaatcatcgtccctcgccaaacgtcgttaagtttcagccgttaagtcggacacgtgcaacacacgtgagggactgaaactgcaaaaaatgacaagttcaaggACGAAAACTGAAACTTACTTTTCTGttctcatcatcttcttcttctctggctgactttcgtcggaaaattcgtcagaaaacttaaaatgccgatatctcactcgtttcttcgaattaaaccacgaaaccaccaccaaacttctcaaaattaatttctgcACGAATCCTAAcgaaaagatttcagattcaacacttgccgaaaaactcaaaatacacataacatggattttgagcaatatttctgtacgatttagcttgttccaagaatgcaatatttctgttttcgcaaataagtccatgttggattaggtgtacgtgctcctcactaagacaccaatggtgtgcctcatttattattccataagctttgtaccgaaaagaaaagtacaaaatggGAAGAGTCCTTCATGTAAGTTCGGTTTTGTCAATGAGGCAAAGACATAAGatcgaaaaattagaaatatatataaagaggaagCAAAGAGGGACGAAAGGACCAGGAGGCCTGACAAGCCCTTGCAACTCAAATATTTTAGATCAAAAATTTCGAACATCGTCGCCTAATTCTTAATTTATGTAATAGAAGTTCAAATCAATTTACAGTTCGTCATTTGGTTGACTATAGCTCttgttctatattttgtatagaaactttaaatccgTTGTTCGTGAAAACCTTACGTCGAAATTTCATTCTGAAAGTTGCTACAAGTTTACTATTGATTCATctagtattgtgttaagtttcatagcgatttgttacctttcatttttggcgATTTACTTAGATGTTAGTTTCATCGTAAGGTTTTCGATATAGTTTACTAGTCAATCAttaaggttattaagttgttacaatagTTAGATTAGTAGATTGAGGTACAAAGAATTCGGGTGTGACAACCGATTCATTGGATCTCGTTTCGGTTATAAGTTATTCGCACTCAAATTTTCTAGTTCGTACAAGTTTCATGCtggtttgttgatttttttggtcaactgggtcttggttacaatttcatttatgatgcttttcatttacatttcatgaaatatcggcattttaagattttatttttggttaggattcgtgcggaaattaattttgagaaatttggtgttttgtggtctaattcgaagaaacgagtgagatatcggcattttaagctTTCCGGCGAATTTTCTGACGAAAGTCAGCCAGAGAAGATGAAGACGATGACAATAGAAAAGTAAacttcagttttcgtccctgaacttgtcattttttgcagtttcagtccctcacgtgtgttgcacgtgtctGACTTAATGGCTGAAAATTAACGACGTTTGGcaagggacgatgattgaaaaaatctgccaactttaaggtcaaattgtaattttttcacttaagggacgaaaagtgaaaaacgtgcctacttgagggacgaaaaatgtaatttactctacaTTAGTTAATCGTTCACTTTGTGATTAAAAAAGTAAACATATTCAATGTCAGACTAAGgtaattaaacatatttattaaCACCACAAGGTGTACATGTAACTTATATTTTCGGCAAGTTGTGAGGAAATGACCTCACTGTATATAATAAGACGACATAACTAATACGagtatatgaaaacatatttttaaggTATGAAACCAATAATATGGCTCAAATGTTAAGtatcatttcagtaattaactctattatATGCAATAACACATTAATTTATGGTTCTCGGTTCTCTTATTTCTTATCGTTTTCATATGAACTGCTAACTCATGGACACTCCGCATTACACAATTGTCTCATGAatctttttactttaatttgttAGGCATGGAGACTTTACACTGAAAACAAGTCTCTCGATATAGTTGACGAATGTTTACGAAATTCCTGTTCTATTTTGGAAGTGATGCGATCAATACATGTTGGCCTATTGTGTGTGCAACATCGACCTGAAGATAGACCTGATGCACAATCTGTGATTGATATGTTGGGCGGTGATGATGGTTTACTACCCTTTCCCGAAAAACCTGGTTTCTTTATTTATACATCTGAGATCACCTCCAACACAGTTCTTCcatcatttaatgatttaacATTAAGTCAAGTATATGGTAGATAATAATCTCAAGTATTGATCCGATTGATCATAGACGTACGTGGTTTCTAATTATTCGTTTGAAGCGGATTATTTCATATTGTCGTGGTGTATACTTATACTAAGTTAAAACCTGCGCGATGCGTGACTCAATTATTTACAAATGATATTTGCTGTTTGGTTTGTAACATAATGTTTATTGTGGAAACTAGAACCTTGGAGTAGTTACTTgcttttctttatataactaagagaaaaTAGTTTTTTGATTAATTGGTAATTATGAGAGAATGTCATGTATGATATTTCATTATGTGTCATACTTACaataatttcttaattttaaacattcttttaaaaaattattctttATCCTAGCTAGTCATcactaattaataaaaaaaaaaagtaaaaaaaaaagctatataTGTAgtaaaatttatctttaaatcttatttttttattcccacctaattaaaaaaacaaattcggccaacaatgattttttaaatcttttcattatttaattatatcttCAAATTCATCATTCCCATAAACATACTAATactaatgaaaatatataatgattaatttttgtttttactaaTGTATTATATCTTATAATCTTATAATAATGGAAATATTTTTTAGAtgtatcttataatctttaattaaatattttatatcatttatgttataatttaaatgttctccattattattcataataataCATGTATAGATAATCTTAtattctctctatataactaacataagatatgtttttttcaagatgttattttagttttttgttaCATTGGATTTTTAATGAgttgtcatttttttaaatttaaattgttatatttatgttgTCATGTATGATCACAATGATCTGGTCTAATCATaatcttaattattaatatttatttttctattttctatatgAGTACaaagatgtttgtatacattaacttatgtttcttttattaattttcaactATTTACaatgagattgtttattatattatgtttatcttttgtaaaagtatttattatattatatttaataaatatatattatataattttttatgatttataaatagttatactACATATTTGACGTAGTTATTACCATTTAAGGTGGGGTGGTAGATTCTCTTGACTCTTGGAGTATAGACCAAGTTTCAATCCTTAGCAATTGTGTAATTTAGTAGTGTATTatatttgccgttaaaaaaaacacatttgacgTATATTATTGATGTGTTAAATcgagttataaaatttataaacacgaactACTAGAAAaatgactacaacacacttgcgggcagtgaacctgttcgtatgcagtatagtaaaccggtaaatccggggtcgaacacaaggactttgaAAGCAGTTGTtaacaataaaatgattcaaattAAAGGAGGTTTTGTGGctgaattgccactttgcaaaagttagtagaaaaagtcagtaatccccaaggattaatcgaaaagagaattttgttgttgaatttgaacaataatttaaaaggaacacctatTTGGATCAGCttacatgccaatcatcgggtctaaacattacttgtattgtttagacccgatgattatTGCCCCCGCACTTAATTTATACTcaaaacagttaagcattaaaaacctaagttgattttatgatttaatcttttaaaagctttctcccgaactgcttattcgcctattcagatccctctatcagaGACGTCGACACACtgaaaatgaatttaattgtttaaaatctttatcgttagtttctcctgaactccaacgactttaggttaattataaaCCGATCAAccgtttcataaatcaattgacaatgacatagatttctcctgaacttctaattacaattatcaatcattaaatataaaagataaaaacaacatttaaacccaaataaatgtggatctacgattaaacataaaaaatcttgttcaacacttgcaagtaacattaaaacgaccctatgacatgcttactagcCAAGCGGATGTTAAGAGATTTAGTCACTCATATCAAGATAAATAACACTAACAATTATCAAATagataaaatccataataaaaattgtatagtAATATAAACTTGTAATTAAGCaactaataattataagataaaaagTGAAGAAGTCGAACGAGTTGATGATATCCGGATGATGTATTCCACTTTTGTTTTATGCGGCTGCTCTCAACCTCACGTTCCAAAAACTCTTCAAGCACCTCGAAATTGAATGCCAACCTAAAGCACCTcacttttaattttgaagataaCTTTTTGCGGCTCACCTTCTCATTCTCAAAACCGACCTCTCGTACTAAATTGTCGATTGATAAAATAGATGATATTCAGCTCCCTTTTTACTTTCTGCTCACGTGAAGGCCATCCACCATTGGGCCACATCCTAAGCTTTATTAATCATTCACTAGCCCATACAGCTTTAATAATTTAAGCCCAAGTTTAATTAACTATTCAAGAGCCCGTTTTTGCTCTTGATGTCATACgagcaaataaaaaaacaaagtgTGGACATTTGAGATTTGTCCCTGCAGCCGAGCTTGACAAATTGGTCCCAAGTCTTCTACTCGATATTTATGATACGATGATGAATCACATTCTTCTTCTTACAAGCTTTAGTCCATTTTCTTCCAGATAAAACTCTTTATTTAGCACATTTTATTTCAAAACGTCATTTTCTCCCCACATTATGCCCAAGTACCTGTTAACatcctgaaacacta includes the following:
- the LOC122587789 gene encoding G-type lectin S-receptor-like serine/threonine-protein kinase At4g27290 — protein: MDEDSHDEEKHIWQSFDYPGDNIIPGVKLGKNLVTGREIYLTSWKNSDDPSPGEYAVRFLMVKDKYPQLYLWRNNSVKIKRFGPYNGVEFSGQTIYNDKDKDIMVLNQKDMHLQFMHNSTMFSLMLKLTPDGKINVSTLLIHNHQWTYYDVFPYDKCDEYGLCGPYGSCVSLTPPYCECLKGFQQKESSSHNQTRACRRTRPLDCGPREGFFKFSSMKLPDTQNAVYNNSMSLQECEVACKNNCSCTAYANPNITADAVGCLLWFGDLIDVRVYQATGQDLYVRLAASELLDTNSKFHRTKRVNITITLSICAGLAGLIFALYIWTRRKKGSDVEREGRPRTVVDKDNKSSSKKENMELPLFSLSQIYRATNNFSMENKLGEGGFGPVYKGMLEGQEVAVKRLSKSSRQGVDEFENEVICIAKLQHRNLVKLFGYCNEENETILIYEYMPNRSLDSFIFDDTRKSELDWSQRFHIIYGIARGLLYLHQDSRLRVIHRDLKAGNILLDHQMRPKISDFGLARMFREHENEANTKRVVGTLGYISPEYAVNGQFSIKSDIFSFGVIILEIVSGQKNRCFVDEDRQPDSLVCHAWRLYTENKSLDIVDECLRNSCSILEVMRSIHVGLLCVQHRPEDRPDAQSVIDMLGGDDGLLPFPEKPGFFIYTSEITSNTVLPSFNDLTLSQVYGR